Proteins encoded within one genomic window of Saccharomyces paradoxus chromosome V, complete sequence:
- the RML2 gene encoding mitochondrial 54S ribosomal protein uL2m (Mitochondrial ribosomal protein of the large subunit (L2)~similar to YEL050C), with product MLVLGPLRSVLSCSSSASLIGRRNPCYPYGILYRTLSQSFKSRQENVSKDDSSLNLTPRLLKIVPNDTDIVTLEKQDELIKRRRKLSKEVTQMKRLKPVSPGLRWYRSPIYPYLYKGRPVRSLTVVRKKHGGRNNSGKITVRHQGGGHRNRTRLIDFNRWEGGAQTVQRIEYDPGRSSHIALLKHNATGKLSYIIACDGLRPGDVVESFRRGIPQTLLNEMGGKVDPAILSVKTTQRGNCLPISMIPIGTIVHNVGITPVGPGKFCRSAGTYARVLAKLPEKKKAVVRLQSGEHRYVSLESVATIGVVSNIDHQNRSLGKAGRSRWLGIRPTVRGVAMNKCDHPHGGGRGKSKSNKLSMSPWGQLAKGYKTRRGKNQNRMKVKDRPRGKDARL from the coding sequence ATGTTGGTACTAGGGCCTCTTAGATCGGTGCTGTCGTGCAGTTCCTCAGCATCGCTTATTGGTAGGAGAAACCCTTGTTATCCATATGGTATACTATATCGAACTCTATCCCAGAGTTTTAAATCGAGGCAAGAGAACGTGTCTAAAGATGACTCCAGTTTGAACCTTACTCCACGATTACTAAAGATTGTCCCTAATGATACCGATATTGTAACTCTTGAGAAGCAGGATGAATTGATTAAAAGGCGCCGTAAACTTTCGAAAGAAGTGACGCAGATGAAAAGACTAAAACCGGTTTCACCAGGTTTGAGATGGTACCGTTCCCCTATCTATCCATATTTGTACAAAGGTCGTCCGGTTAGAAGCTTGACTGTTGTTAGAAAGAAACACGGTGGTAGAAATAATTCAGGAAAAATCACTGTCCGTCATCAAGGTGGTGGCCATAGGAATAGAACAAGATTGATAGATTTCAACAGATGGGAAGGTGGCGCACAAACAGTGCAAAGGATTGAATATGATCCGGGTAGATCCTCTCATATTGCCCTATTGAAGCATAATGCTACCGGTAAATTGTCTTATATCATTGCTTGTGATGGATTACGTCCAGGTGATGTGGTCGAGTCCTTCAGAAGAGGCATTCCTCAAACTTTACTGAATGAAATGGGTGGGAAAGTGGATCCCGCTATCTTGAGTGTTAAAACTACTCAAAGGGGCAACTGTCTACCTATTTCCATGATCCCCATAGGTACTATTGTTCACAACGTTGGCATAACACCTGTTGGACCTGGAAAATTCTGCCGCTCTGCTGGTACATATGCCAGAGTTCTTGCGAAATTACctgagaaaaagaaagctgtTGTCAGATTACAAAGTGGTGAACATCGTTATGTTTCTTTAGAGTCTGTCGCTACCATTGGTGTGGTCTCTAATATTGACCACCAAAACAGATCTCTTGGTAAAGCTGGTAGATCAAGATGGTTAGGGATAAGACCCACTGTTAGAGGTGTTGCCATGAATAAATGTGACCATCCTCACGGTGGTGGTCGTGGTAAATCCAAGTCAAATAAATTATCAATGTCTCCATGGGGACAACTGGCAAAGGGATACAAGACTAGAAGGGgtaaaaatcaaaacagaATGAAAGTTAAAGACAGACCAAGAGGCAAAGATGCAAGATTATAA
- the TCA17 gene encoding Tca17p (Component of transport protein particle (TRAPP) complex II~similar to YEL048C) translates to MSLTPCFVSLIDESDKPILIYVPNEVENEMNEVLKYNVLSNISLDYFESALVEWHSLDSKPLLKSIFQLEGVSVFAMLIKQTGLKIVIGFEQRSLNGGDDELRTINQIFETVRRIYIRVKCNPLLASSDEISIVKSLERKFDELFASTEVEL, encoded by the coding sequence ATGAGCTTGACACCTTGCTTCGTATCATTAATAGATGAATCCGACAAACCTATATTGATTTACGTCCCCAATGAGGTGGAAAATGAGATGAATGAAGTACTTAAATATAACGTGCTTTCTAATATATCGTTAGATTATTTTGAAAGTGCTTTAGTGGAGTGGCATTCTCTAGATTCCAAACCTTTGTTGAAGTCGATTTTCCAATTGGAAGGCGTCTCTGTATTTGCTATGTTGATCAAGCAGACGGGTCTGAAGATTGTCATCGGATTTGAACAAAGAAGCCTAAATGGaggtgatgatgaattaAGAACAATTAATCAGATTTTCGAAACTGTAAGAAGAATCTATATACGGGTCAAATGCAACCCTTTACTTGCTAGCAGTGACGAAATCTCCATTGTAAAAAgtttggaaagaaaatttgatgagCTATTTGCTTCAACTGAAGTTGAACTATAA
- the FRD1 gene encoding fumarate reductase (Soluble fumarate reductase~similar to YEL047C), which translates to MSSSSVVVIGTGLAGLAAANELVNKYNIPVTILEKASSIGGNSIKASSGINGACTETQRHFHIEDSPSLFEDDTVKSAKGKGVQELMGKLANDSPLAIEWLKNEFDLKLDLLAQLGGHSVARTHRSSGKLPPGFEIVSALSNNLKKLAETKPDLVKINLDSKVVDIHENDGSISAIVYEDKNGEKHTLSASDVVFCSGGFGFSKEMLKEYAPELVNLPTTNGQQTTGDGQRLLQKLGADLIDMDQIQVHPTGFIDPSDRNSSWKFLAAESLRGLGGILLNPITGRRFVNELTTRDVVTAAIQKVCPQDDNRALLVMGEKMYTDLKNNLDFYMFKKLVQKLTLSQVVSEYKLPITVAQLCQELQTYSSFTTKADPLGRTVILNEFGSDVAPETVVFIGEVTPVVHFTMGGARINVNAQVIGKNDEPLLKGLYAAGEVSGGVHGANRLGGSSLLECVVFGRTAAKSIANDRK; encoded by the coding sequence ATGTCTTCCTCttctgttgttgttatcgGAACCGGTTTGGCCGGTCTGGCCGCTGCCAATGAATTGGTTAATAAGTATAACATTCCTGTAACCATCCTCGAAAAGGCATCCTCCATCGGTGGGAACTCAATCAAGGCCTCCAGTGGTATCAACGGTGCCTGCACCGAGACCCAACGTCACTTCCACATCGAGGACTCACCAAGCTTATTTGAAGATGACACCGTCAAGTCTGCTAAAGGTAAAGGTGTTCAGGAATTAATGGGCAAGTTAGCTAATGATTCTCCCTTGGCCATTGAATGGTTGAAAAACGAATTTGATTTGAAGTTGGATCTATTGGCCCAATTGGGAGGTCATTCCGTGGCTAGAACTCACAGATCGTCTGGAAAGTTGCCTCCGGGTTTCGAGATTGTTTCTGCCTTATCtaacaatttgaaaaaactaGCTGAGACTAAACCAGATTTAGTCAAGATCAACCTAGACAGTAAAGTCGTAGACATCCATGAAAACGATGGCTCTATTTCTGCTATAGTGTATGAGGACAAAAATGGCGAAAAGCATACATTAAGTGCTTCCGatgttgttttttgttCTGGGGGGTTCGGCTTTTCTAAGGAAATGCTTAAAGAATACGCACCTGAACTGGTGAACCTGCCAACAACAAATGGCCAACAAACAACTGGGGACGGTCAGAGACTTCTACAGAAATTGGGTGCTGATCTGATTGACATGGATCAAATCCAAGTTCACCCAACTGGGTTCATTGATCCAAGCGATCGTAACTCGAGCTGGAAATTCTTGGCTGCCGAATCCTTAAGAGGCCTTGGTGGTATTCTATTGAATCCTATCACCGGTAGAAGATTCGTCAACGAGTTGACCACAAGAGATGTCGTCACCGCAGCTATTCAAAAGGTTTGTCCCCAAGACGATAACAGAGCACTCTTGGTCATGGGCGAAAAAATGTATACagatttgaagaataattTGGACTTTTACATGTTCAAGAAACTTGTACAGAAATTGACGTTATCTCAAGTTGTTTCTGAATACAAATTGCCAATCACTGTCGCACAATTGTGCCAGGAATTACAGACATACTCTTCGTTCACCACCAAAGCTGATCCATTAGGGCGCACCGTTATTCTCAACGAATTTGGCTCCGACGTTGCCCCGGAAACCGTGGTGTTTATTGGTGAAGTAACGCCTGTTGTTCATTTCACCATGGGCGGTGCTAGAATCAATGTCAACGCTCAAGTCATTGGCAAGAACGATGAGCCGCTACTAAAAGGTTTGTATGCGGCTGGTGAAGTTTCTGGTGGTGTCCATGGTGCCAATAGATTGGGCGGGTCAAGCTTGTTAGAATGCGTTGTTTTTGGTAGAACTGCTGCTAAATCTATTGCCAACGACCGTAAGTAA
- the GLY1 gene encoding threonine aldolase GLY1 (Threonine aldolase~similar to YEL046C): MTEFELPPKYITAANDLRSDTFTTPTPEMMQAALEASIGDAVYGEDVDTVRLEQTVARMAAKEAGLFCVSGTLSNQIAIRTHLTQPPYSILCDYRAHVYTHEAAGLAILSQAMVVPVIPSNGDYLTLEDIKSHYVPDDGDIHGAPTRLISLENTLHGIVYPLEELVRIKAWCMENGLKLHCDGARIWNAAAQSGVPLKQYGEIFDSISICLSKSMGAPIGSVLVGNLKFIKKATHFRKQQGGGIRQSGMMARMALVNINNDWKSQLLYSHSLAHELAEFCETKGIPLESPADTNFVFINLKAARMDPDVLVKKGLKYNVKLMGGRVSFHYQVTRDTLEKVKLAISEAFDYAKEHPFDCNGPTQIYRSESTEVDVDGNAIREIKTYKY; the protein is encoded by the coding sequence ATGACTGAATTCGAATTGCCTCCAAAATACATCACCGCTGCTAACGACTTGCGGTCAGACACCTTTACGACTCCAACTCCAGAGATGATGCAAGCCGCTTTAGAGGCCTCCATCGGTGACGCTGTCTACGGTGAAGATGTTGACACCGTCAGGCTCGAACAAACCGTTGCCCGCATGGCTGCCAAGGAAGCAGGTCTTTTCTGCGTATCTGGGACTTTGTCCAACCAGATTGCCATCAGAACACACTTGACGCAACCTCCATACTCCATTCTGTGTGACTACAGGGCCCATGTTTACACACACGAAGCCGCTGGTCTAGCCATCTTGTCTCAAGCGATGGTCGTTCCTGTGATTCCTTCCAACGGTGACTACTTGACTTTGGAAGATATCAAGTCCCACTATGTCCCAGACGATGGTGACATTCACGGTGCCCCTACCAGATTgatttctttggaaaacacTTTACACGGTATTGTCTACCcattggaagaattggtCCGTATTAAAGCTTGGTGTATGGAAAATGGTCTCAAGTTGCATTGTGATGGTGCCAGAATCTGGAATGCCGCTGCACAATCTGGTGTGCCATTGAAGCAATACGGGGAGATCTTTGACTCCATCTCCATCTGTCTATCCAAGTCTATGGGTGCTCCTATCGGGTCTGTCTTGGTTGGGAACCTTAAGTTCATCAAGAAGGCCACCCATTTCAGAAAACAACAAGGTGGTGGTATTAGACAATCTGGTATGATGGCTAGAATGGCTCTTGTAAACATCAACAACGACTGGAAGTCCCAACTGCTGTACTCGCACTCCTTGGCCCATGAGTTGGCTGAATTTTGCGAAACAAAGGGCATCCCGCTAGAGTCTCCAGCAGACACCAACTTTGTTTTTATCAACTTGAAGGCCGCTAGAATGGACCCAGATGTCCTTGTTAAGAAAGGTTTGAAGTACAACGTTAAACTGATGGGTGGTAGAGTCTCGTTCCACTACCAGGTCACCAGAGATACTTTGGAAAAGGTCAAGTTGGCCATCTCCGAGGCCTTCGACTACGCAAAGGAACATCCTTTCGACTGCAACGGACCTACCCAGATTTACCGTAGTGAATCCACCGAGGTTGACGTCGATGGCAACGCTATCCGCGAAATAAAAACCTACAAGTACTGA